A genomic stretch from Anoplopoma fimbria isolate UVic2021 breed Golden Eagle Sablefish chromosome 8, Afim_UVic_2022, whole genome shotgun sequence includes:
- the LOC129094725 gene encoding 5-hydroxytryptamine receptor 3A-like produces the protein MTDVKRAELIFICLMLLNGFVATLNCTSPTPESLFSSLEKNLFPKKLLRPVKSFSSPTNITIGITVVGILGVDEKSQSLTTVLWQVLEWDIEGLSWDEEECGTKRVSVPREKLWVPDIHISEFMDEDKSPNTPYVYLLNTGHVYDDKPVRMVSSCRLVIYNFPFDIQNCTLTFGSYLHFATDIRMIQGPTSEEILQESQDVLVTNGEWELIGISVAPSTLSLDVGSYSEIRYHIILRRRPVLYVVNLLIPSCFLITVDLFSFLLPPHSVDRSSFKMTLILGYTVFLLIMNDLLPVTGDTTPFINVFFSISLALMVASLLETVFITNIQYSSSRYSAMPHWLNVLVLRYLAVVVCLPRTKKSNRKTFFHDSSNREPPQNSGITNISAFHLQSVSGDTPPAKPNPTLSMPALDELRKLSRDLLAIRLQMDKHFQGSKTSEDWQMVGLVIDRFLFGLYIVFLGVSFITIICIWTLSNS, from the exons atgacGGATGTAAAGCGTGCTGAGCTCATCTTCATCTGTTTGATGCTGCTTAACG GTTTTGTAGCAACATTGAATTGCACAAGCCCAACTCCTGAATCTTTGTTTTCCTCACTTGAGAAGAATTTATTCCCTAAAAAACTACTGCGACCTGTGAAAAGCTTTTCAAGTCCAACTAACATAACCATTGGTATCACAGTGGTGGGAATTCTAGGAGTG GATGAAAAATCCCAAAGCCTGACAACAGTCTTGTGGCAAGTTCTA GAGTGGGATATTGAGGGACTGAGCTGGGATGAAGAGGAATGTGGCACTAAAAGAGTCTCTGTCCCTCGAGAAAAGCTTTGGGTCCCAGACATCCATATCTCAGAGTT catggACGAAGACAAATCTCCCAATACTCCCTACGTCTACTTGCTTAACACAGGTCATGTATATGATGATAAGCCAGTTAGAATGGTCAGCTCCTGCCGATTAGTAATCTACAATTTCCCCTTCGATATTCAAAACTGCACTCTGACATTTGGATCATATCTACACTTTG ctACAGACATAAGGATGATTCAAGGCCCCACATCTGAAGAGATACTGCAGGAGTCCCAAGATGTGTTGGTGACCAATGGGGAGTGGGAGCTCATAGGTATCAGTGTAGCTCCTTCTACTCTGTCATTAGATGTGGGAAGCTACTCTGAGATCAGATACCAT ATCATTCTGAGACGTAGGCCAGTCCTCTATGTGGTGAACCTGCTGATCCCCAGCTGCTTCCTCATCACTGTGGACCTCTTCAGCTTCCTGCTGCCCCCCCATAGTGTGGACCGTTCCTCCTTTAAGATGACCCTCATCCTGGGCTACACCGTTTTCCTGCTCATCATGAACGACCTGCTGCCTGTCACTGGGGACACAACACCTTTCATCA ACGTTTTCTTCTCCATCAGTCTCGCTCTGATGGTTGCCAGCCTGTTGGAGACCGTGTTCATCACTAATATCCAGTACAGCTCCAGCCGGTACAGCGCCATGCCTCACTGGCTCAATGTCCTCGTGCTACGATATCTAGCTGTTGTAGTTTGTCTACCTCGAACGAAAAAAAGCAACCGAAAGACTTTCTTTCACGACTCATCTAATAGAg AACCACCACAGAATTCCGGAATCACCAACATCTCAGCGTTTCATCTTCAGAGCGTCTCTGGTGATACACCTCCAGCGAAACCCAACCCAACCCTTTCGATGCCGGCCCTGGATGAACTGAGGAAACTGAGCAGAGATCTCTTGGCCATCCGCCTCCAGATGGACAAACACTTCCAGGGGAGCAAAACCTCTGAGGATTGGCAAATGGTCGGGTTAGTTATCGACCGTTTTCTGTTTGGATTGTACATTGTCTTCCTCGGTGTCAGCTTCATCACCATAATATGTATCTGGACCTTGAGCAACTCGTAA
- the rubcn gene encoding LOW QUALITY PROTEIN: run domain Beclin-1-interacting and cysteine-rich domain-containing protein (The sequence of the model RefSeq protein was modified relative to this genomic sequence to represent the inferred CDS: inserted 1 base in 1 codon), which yields METSAEGEAEERRKEHWKLLSSLKTTVEGLVSTNNPNVWSRYGGLQRLHKDMNNILSHGLKNEQVYYKQRDYWPFVWCVRYISPHLASHVEQFSHLEPVLSSGTRSAGESYKAERWLLHSLQVHLLSAQLRPLLRHLGHTRKYYNDDAFLLSEPHVTAMFQCLEAVEQNNPKLLAQVDTFGLSPLKGPPCLGLLKSQSLCVLPGAGGVWRNADSAPRGESLNRRLTTSNCSLREAVATSHNSGNTTGVGSQNSISKNTTSPASSMGAPWVCVSRRGESEQGVTPPPGPASVPCISLTEPPXSTSLQPEAGDSGEGDYDDGPEYLAIGNLGQRSRCDTQSSTHSSEQGISQDQSLQRSSIAPPAPRCSSFSEGQRGPGRGPKGHTRSFSDTGVNQKLRNESAGNDCCIKNYSPFSPQCKDATSPSSLYMESHGSQNSVPDGMFRKPSEGQSLISYLSEQDFGSCADLEKENAHFSISESLIAAIELMKYNLRRQEEEGEEEGDSDSEIQQLKQKIRLRRQQIRRSRLPPCANSQHIFNSTDSGGSRRSSQDSCQGLSDSGSAEEVEECELRDGCEGQSLLAVSQNGLSLSLASLFSDADIKRSVSSSSRSFLSSESISPSFLQSNSAESVAMGLLRQFEGMQLPAASELDWLVPEHDAPQKLLPIPDSLPISPDDGEHADIYKLRIRVRGNLEWAPPRPQIIFNIHSAPKRKIVVAKQNYRCAGCGTRIDPDYIKRLRYCEYLGRYFCQCCHENAQAVVPGRVLRKWDFSKYYVSNFARDLLSKIAGDPLFNPNDINSGLYKKIKALEAVRVLRVQLFHMKNLFKTCRFAKEVLDQFDSLPGHLTEDLHLFSLSDLTAVRNGELAPRMKELLKIGTMHVAGCVLCQAKGFVCEFCSNDKDIIFPFQLNKCQRCEECHACYHRSCFRTGKDCPRCQRLAERRERMARKNMEEREDEGGGP from the exons GAAGGAGCACTGGAAGCTTCTGTCCAGCCTGAAGACCACGGTGGAGGGCCTCGTGTCCACCAATAATCCCAATGTGTGGTCACGTTATGGCGGCTTGCAGCGGCTTCACAAGGACATGAACAACATCCTGAGCCATGGGCTGAAGAATGAGCAG GTGTACTACAAGCAGAGAGACTACTGGCCGTTTGTGTGGTGTGTTCGCTACATCAGCCCTCATCTCGCCTCTCATGTTGAACAG TTCAGTCACCTGGAGCCGGTGCTGAGCAGCGGGACGCGGAGTGCTGGTGAGAGCTACAAGGCTGAGCGCTGGCTCCTCCACAGCTTACAGGTTCACTTGCTGTCGGCTCAGCTACGACCTCTGCTCCGGCATCTGGGGCATACACGGAAATACTATAATG ATGATGCCTTTCTGCTAAGCGAGCCCCATGTGACCGCCATGTTCCAGTGCCTGGAAGCTGTGGAGCAGAATAACCCCAAACTGCTGGCCCAAGTAGACACTTTCGGG CTGTCCCCTCTGAAGGGTCCACCATGTCTGGGCCTTTTGAAGAGCcagagcctgtgtgtgttgcCTGGGGCCGGTGGTGTTTGGAGGAACGCTGACTCAGCTCCCAGAGGAGAATCTCTAAATCGCAGACTCACCACCTCCAACTGCTCCCTCAGAGAAGCAGTCGCCACCAGTCACAACTCTGGGAACACTACGGGAGTCGGATCCCAAAACAGCATCAGCAAAA ACACTACCTCTCCAGCCAGCAGCATGGGAGCTCcctgggtgtgtgtgtccaggcGAGGGGAGAGTGAGCAGGGTGTGACACCCCCTCCTGGCCCCGCCTCGGTCCCTTGTATTTCGCTCACAGAGCCCC CGTCCACCTCCCTTCAGCCTGAGGCCGGGGACTCTGGTGAGGGAGACTATGACGATGGTCCGGAGTACCTGGCTATCGGTAACCTGGGGCAACGCAGCCGCTGTGACACCCAAAGCTCCACCCACAGCAGCGAGCAGGGCATCAGCCAGGACCAGTCCCTGCAACGGAGTTCCATAGCTCCGCCCGCACCCAGATGCTCATCTTTCTCAGAGGGCCAGAGGGGGCCCGGCCGGGGGCCCAAAGGACACACCCGATCGTTTTCTGACACCGGGGTCAACCAAAAACTCAGGAACG AATCAGCAGGGAACGACTGCTGTATAAAGAACTACAGCCCTTTCTCACCTCAGTGCAAAGATGCCACCTCTCCCAGTTCCCTCTACATGGAGTCCC ATGGGTCCCAGAACAGTGTTCCTGATGGGATGTTCAGGAAGCCGTCGGAGGGTCAGAGCCTCATCAGCTACCTGTCAGAGCAGGACTTTGGCAGCTGTGCTGACCTTGAGAAG GAAAATGCTCATTTCAGCATTTCAGAGTCCCTTATTGCTGCCATCGAGCTGATGAAGTACAACCTGCGGcgtcaggaggaggagggagaggaggagggagacagcgACTCTGAGATTCAGCAGCTCAAACAGAAGATCCGCCTGCGAAGGCAGCAGATCCGACGCAGCCGCCTGCCGCCCTGCGCAAACTCCCAGCACA TTTTCAACTCCACTGACAGCGGAGGCTCCAGGAGGAGCTCTCAGGACTCGTGCCAGGGCCtgtctgactctggatcagcggaggaggtggaggagtgcGAACTACGAG ATGGCTGTGAGGGTCAGTCCCTGCTGGCGGTGTCTCAGAACGGCCTCTCCCTGTCACTCGCCTCCCTCTTCTCAG ATGCAGACATTAAGCGTAGCGTAAGCTCCAGCAGCAGGTCTTTTCTCAGCTCAGAGTCAAT CTCTCCATCCTTCCTCCAGTCTAACTCGGCTGAATCAGTAGCCATGGGTTTACTCAGGCAATTTGAGGGCATGCAGCTTCCTGCAGCTTCGGAGCTCGACTGGCTGGTCCCAGAACACGACGCTCCACAGAAG CTGCTGCCCATCCCAGACTCTCTGCCGATCTCTCCTGATGACGGTGAACACGCAGACATCTACAAACTGAGGATTCGGGTCCGAGGTAACCTGGAGTGGGCGCCGCCCCGACCGCAGATCATCTTCAACATTCATTCCGCCCCAAA GAGGAAGATAGTTGTGGCTAAACAAAACTACCGCTGCGCTGGCTGTGGTACCCGCATCGACCCAG ATTACATAAAGCGCCTGCGTTACTGTGAATACCTCGGCCGTTACTTCTGCCAGTGCTGCCATGAGAACGCCCAGGCGGTGGTTCCTGGCCGAGTGCTGAGGAAGTGGGACTTCAGCAAATACTATGTCAGCAACTTTGCCCGGGACCTGCTGAGCAAGATCGCCGGAGACCCGCTATTCAACCCCAATGACATCAACAGTGGCCTGTACAAGAAGATTAAAGCTCTGGAGGCAGTCAGG gtTTTGAGAGTGCAACTGTTTCACATGAAGAATCTATTCAAGACGTGTCGCTTTGCTAAAGA GGTGCTGGACCAGTTCGACAGCCTGCCAGGTCACCTGACAGAGGACCTTCATCTATTCTCCCTCAGTGACCTCACCGCTGTGCGTAACGGGGAACTGGCTCCCCGAATGAAAGAGCTGCTTAAGATTGGTACCATGCACGTAGCTGGCTGTGTG CTGTGTCAGGCAAAGGGCTTCGTGTGCGAGTTCTGCAGCAACGACAAAGACATCATCTTCCCCTTCCAGCTGAACAAGTGCCAGCGCTGCGAAG AGTGCCATGCGTGTTACCATCGCAGCTGTTTCCGGACGGGCAAAGACTGCCCTCGATGTCAGCGGCTGGCAGAGCGGAGAGAGAGGATGGCGCGGAAAAACATGGAGGAACGAGAGGACGAGGGAGGTGGGCCCTAG